From a single Pelodiscus sinensis isolate JC-2024 chromosome 4, ASM4963464v1, whole genome shotgun sequence genomic region:
- the INAFM2 gene encoding putative transmembrane protein INAFM2 produces MKEKEPPAAERGKPATYTGDKKARMAAKTNKKWVRLATVLAYVLSVSLAAIVLAVYYSLIWQPLRGTTARPGPSATATAGRTAPGPPTEQPMQLGSDSATAEPERANTSPAPPPTLGSESSAFPESTGLERVHRSH; encoded by the coding sequence ATGAAGGAGAAGGAGCCGCCGGCGGCGGAGCGGGGCAAGCCCGCCACCTACACCGGGGACAAGAAGGCGCGGATGGCGGCCAAGACCAACAAGAAGTGGGTGCGCCTGGCCACCGTGCTGGCCTACGTGCTCTCCGTCTCGCTGGCCGCCATCGTGCTCGCCGTCTACTACAGCCTCATCTGGCAGCCGTTGCGGGGCaccaccgcgcgcccggggcccaGCGCCACCGCCACCGCCGGCCGGACCGCGCCAGGGCCCCCCACGGAGCAGCCTATGCAGCTGGGTTCCGACTCGGCGACGGCCGAGCCTGAGCGCGCTAACACCTCGCCAGCGCCGCCGCCAACGCTGGGGAGCGAGTCCAGCGCATTCCCCGAGTCCACCGGGTTGGAGCGGGTGCATCGGAGCCACTGA